One genomic window of Halolamina sediminis includes the following:
- a CDS encoding DJ-1/PfpI family protein, with protein sequence MTTCIDVLLYDGFDELDAVGPFEVFQNAAREGADCTVSLVTHEPRERVVASHGLDVGTDGTLADPGKEDAPDLLVIPGGGWAAGEGGVRREYDAGDLPEAIAEHHAAGTTIASVCTGAMLLERAGVLGDGPAITHQSAVEDLRDAGVEVADARVVDTGQVVSAGGVTSGIDLALHLAEREFRTEIAASVATTLEYERTGDVLVAN encoded by the coding sequence ATGACGACGTGTATCGACGTGCTGCTGTACGACGGGTTCGACGAACTCGACGCCGTCGGCCCGTTCGAGGTGTTCCAGAACGCCGCCCGCGAGGGAGCCGACTGCACCGTCTCGCTGGTCACCCACGAGCCTCGCGAGCGCGTGGTCGCCAGCCACGGTCTCGACGTCGGCACCGACGGTACACTCGCCGATCCCGGGAAGGAGGACGCTCCGGACCTACTCGTGATCCCCGGCGGCGGATGGGCCGCGGGCGAGGGCGGCGTTCGCCGCGAGTACGACGCTGGCGACCTCCCCGAAGCGATCGCCGAGCACCACGCGGCCGGGACGACCATCGCCTCGGTCTGTACCGGCGCGATGCTGCTCGAACGCGCCGGCGTGTTGGGTGACGGCCCGGCGATCACCCACCAGTCCGCGGTCGAGGATCTCCGCGACGCCGGCGTCGAGGTGGCCGACGCACGTGTGGTCGACACCGGGCAGGTCGTGAGCGCCGGCGGCGTCACGAGCGGGATCGACCTCGCGTTGCATCTGGCCGAGCGGGAGTTCCGCACCGAGATCGCCGCGAGCGTGGCGACGACGCTTGAGTACGAGCGGACCGGCGACGTACTGGTCGCGAACTAA
- a CDS encoding HpcH/HpaI aldolase family protein: MSNDVRTDGMELRDRLAADGSPVGSWVSLGSPAAAEVAGGLEFDFVVVDTEHTPLSVESAGELVRAVDAAGDTDTVVRVPENDATQVKRALDLGAAGVMAPKIESAAAAESLVAAARYPPEGDRGVAGSRANGYGAHTGAYFESANDAVAVLPQIETPAGVEHAEAIARVDGVDTLFVGPADLSANLSCFGEYDDPEFREAFDRVLAAGEAAGVPVGTLATGPDQIDTWHDRGVDYLIAGTDIGYLRRGARSVREQYESLFGE; the protein is encoded by the coding sequence ATGAGTAACGACGTGCGTACCGACGGGATGGAGCTCCGGGATCGCCTTGCCGCCGACGGTTCGCCGGTCGGGAGCTGGGTGTCGCTCGGCTCGCCGGCCGCCGCGGAGGTCGCCGGCGGCCTCGAGTTCGACTTCGTCGTCGTCGACACCGAACACACGCCGCTGTCGGTCGAGAGCGCCGGCGAACTCGTCCGGGCCGTCGACGCCGCCGGCGACACCGACACGGTGGTCCGGGTGCCCGAGAACGACGCCACGCAGGTCAAGCGCGCGCTGGATCTCGGCGCCGCGGGCGTGATGGCGCCGAAGATCGAGAGCGCCGCCGCGGCCGAGTCGCTGGTCGCCGCCGCCCGCTACCCGCCGGAGGGCGACCGGGGTGTCGCCGGGAGCCGGGCCAACGGCTACGGCGCCCACACCGGGGCGTACTTCGAGTCGGCCAACGACGCCGTCGCGGTGCTGCCCCAGATCGAGACTCCTGCGGGCGTCGAACATGCCGAGGCGATCGCCCGTGTCGACGGCGTGGACACGCTGTTCGTCGGCCCCGCCGACCTCTCGGCGAACCTCAGTTGCTTCGGCGAGTACGACGACCCCGAGTTCCGGGAGGCGTTCGACCGCGTGCTCGCGGCCGGCGAGGCCGCGGGCGTCCCCGTGGGGACGCTCGCGACCGGCCCCGACCAGATCGACACGTGGCACGACCGCGGCGTCGACTACCTCATCGCCGGCACCGACATCGGCTACCTCCGACGGGGCGCACGCTCAGTGCGAGAGCAGTACGAGTCGCTGTTCGGCGAGTAG
- a CDS encoding DUF5827 family protein, whose translation MPRAKESFDALHPCDFYTPEELLVEDQMYTVYEIARLLQGLDPGAEIDEETESVLLDWAIPWVMNNADDLVVADPPAEDAPGYYGLRRSEDVDESTDSA comes from the coding sequence ATGCCACGCGCCAAGGAGAGCTTCGACGCGCTCCATCCGTGTGACTTCTACACGCCCGAGGAGCTCCTCGTCGAGGACCAGATGTACACCGTCTACGAGATCGCCCGGCTGCTGCAGGGGCTCGACCCCGGCGCGGAGATCGACGAGGAGACCGAGTCGGTACTGCTCGACTGGGCGATACCGTGGGTGATGAACAACGCCGACGACCTCGTCGTCGCCGACCCACCCGCGGAGGACGCGCCCGGCTACTACGGCCTCCGACGGTCCGAGGACGTGGACGAGAGCACGGACTCGGCGTAA
- a CDS encoding DUF5791 family protein — protein MLYDAVEADGEASPAAFHAAYFEELATAVAELGVDTVVGGTGLDRATVEAIGEGEQPELTVEEAAEVLALTEGAPDAEDIAWEARDHVLMGMTTAVVDVDTVARETDIELDGKEIQQAIEGRLPTTLEQFAAIQAYIDGRR, from the coding sequence ATGCTGTACGACGCAGTCGAGGCCGACGGCGAGGCGTCGCCGGCAGCGTTCCACGCCGCCTACTTCGAGGAGCTCGCGACGGCCGTCGCCGAACTGGGGGTCGACACCGTCGTGGGGGGAACCGGCCTCGACCGGGCGACCGTCGAAGCGATCGGCGAGGGCGAACAACCCGAACTCACCGTCGAGGAGGCGGCGGAGGTGTTGGCACTGACGGAGGGTGCCCCCGACGCCGAGGACATCGCGTGGGAGGCCCGCGACCACGTCCTGATGGGGATGACCACCGCGGTCGTCGACGTGGACACCGTCGCCCGGGAGACCGACATCGAGCTCGACGGGAAGGAGATCCAGCAGGCGATCGAGGGACGACTCCCGACCACGCTCGAACAGTTCGCCGCGATCCAGGCGTACATCGACGGCCGACGCTGA
- the sod gene encoding superoxide dismutase: MTDYELPPLPYEYDALEPHISEQVLTWHHDTHHQGYVNGWNSAEETLAENRENGEFGSSPGAIGNVTHNGSGHILHDLFWQSMSPEGGDEPSGSLADRIAEDFGSYDAWKGEFEAAAGAAGGWALLVYDSYSNQLRNVVVDKHDQGALWGSHPILALDVWEHSYYYDYGPARGDFIDAFFEVVDWEEPSARYEQAVELFE, from the coding sequence ATGACTGATTACGAACTGCCGCCGCTGCCGTACGAGTACGACGCGCTGGAACCGCACATTTCCGAGCAGGTGCTGACGTGGCACCACGACACGCACCATCAGGGGTACGTCAACGGCTGGAACAGCGCCGAGGAGACGCTGGCGGAGAACCGTGAGAACGGCGAGTTCGGTTCCTCGCCGGGCGCAATCGGGAACGTGACCCACAACGGGTCGGGCCACATTCTCCACGACCTGTTCTGGCAGTCGATGAGCCCCGAGGGCGGTGACGAGCCGTCCGGTTCGCTGGCGGACCGCATCGCGGAGGACTTCGGCTCCTACGACGCTTGGAAGGGCGAGTTCGAGGCCGCTGCCGGCGCGGCCGGCGGCTGGGCGCTGCTCGTCTACGACTCCTACAGCAACCAGCTGCGCAACGTCGTGGTGGATAAGCACGACCAGGGCGCGCTCTGGGGGAGCCACCCCATCCTCGCGCTGGACGTGTGGGAGCACTCCTACTACTACGACTACGGTCCCGCGCGTGGTGACTTCATCGACGCGTTCTTCGAGGTCGTCGACTGGGAGGAGCCGTCTGCCCGCTACGAGCAGGCAGTCGAGCTCTTCGAGTAA
- a CDS encoding DUF7122 family protein has translation MSENDGQRFDRLPATPDDREVEGRASREEVVDWWHERFDVGPETFEGVTFWEKGSGKIWAFSADLSSPVEAEGLGITVLRTRQEHWKPTTTGVKRFARDATKNVIELGPGEAAAFAAGHDQQLDRWDGDWGYLIAAHELAGELEPIGVGLYLHGELRSRVPKGYQEELATLD, from the coding sequence ATGAGCGAGAACGACGGCCAGCGGTTCGACCGACTGCCCGCGACGCCCGACGACCGCGAGGTCGAGGGACGGGCCTCTCGCGAGGAGGTCGTCGACTGGTGGCATGAGCGCTTCGACGTCGGTCCAGAAACGTTCGAGGGCGTGACGTTCTGGGAGAAGGGCTCGGGGAAGATCTGGGCGTTCAGCGCCGACCTCTCCTCCCCCGTCGAAGCGGAGGGGCTAGGGATCACCGTGCTCCGGACCCGGCAGGAGCACTGGAAGCCGACGACGACGGGCGTGAAGCGCTTCGCCCGCGACGCGACGAAGAACGTGATCGAACTCGGCCCCGGCGAGGCGGCGGCGTTCGCCGCCGGCCACGACCAGCAGCTCGACCGCTGGGACGGCGACTGGGGCTACCTGATCGCGGCCCACGAGCTCGCTGGCGAACTCGAGCCGATCGGCGTCGGCCTCTACCTCCACGGCGAGCTGCGCTCCCGGGTGCCGAAAGGGTATCAGGAAGAGCTCGCGACGCTCGACTGA
- a CDS encoding RsmB/NOP family class I SAM-dependent RNA methyltransferase, with the protein MNPLDRYERLVDDAEAFRAACDRPLPSVVRVNGIAATPERAREALEAEGVTYETVDWTDRLLRLPDGSPGTTWPYVHGWLHGQEEVSALPALALDPDPGDRVWDACAAPGSKTCHLADLMDDSGVLIGNDNNLGRLSALRHNAERLGVSNLIVTNDDARNLSFDSLGIDALDGAVADVPCSCEGTCRKNPDVLEKWSLGHVESLVGIQKGILRRAIDLTRPGGEVVYSTCTFAPEENEAVVDHAIETTDAELVEWDAPLDTSPGVTEWEGQQFDDSLRKAHRVYPHQNDTGGFFVAKLRVGGEDEGVSA; encoded by the coding sequence ATGAACCCACTCGATCGCTACGAGCGCCTCGTCGACGACGCCGAGGCGTTCCGCGCCGCCTGCGACCGACCGCTCCCCTCGGTGGTCCGGGTCAACGGCATCGCTGCCACCCCCGAACGCGCCCGCGAGGCGCTCGAGGCGGAGGGAGTCACGTACGAGACGGTCGACTGGACCGACCGTCTGCTCCGACTGCCCGACGGGTCGCCCGGCACGACGTGGCCGTACGTCCACGGCTGGCTCCACGGGCAGGAGGAGGTTTCCGCGCTGCCCGCGCTCGCGCTCGACCCCGATCCGGGCGACCGTGTCTGGGACGCCTGCGCGGCGCCGGGGAGCAAGACCTGCCACCTCGCGGATCTGATGGACGACTCGGGCGTGCTGATCGGCAACGACAACAACCTCGGCCGGCTCTCGGCGCTCCGGCACAACGCCGAACGGCTCGGCGTCAGTAACCTGATCGTGACGAACGACGACGCCCGGAACCTCTCGTTCGACTCGTTGGGGATCGACGCGCTGGACGGTGCGGTCGCGGACGTACCCTGCTCGTGTGAGGGCACCTGCCGGAAGAACCCCGACGTGCTGGAGAAGTGGTCGCTGGGCCACGTCGAGAGCCTCGTCGGTATCCAGAAGGGGATCCTCCGGCGCGCGATCGACCTCACCCGCCCGGGCGGCGAGGTGGTGTACTCGACCTGTACGTTCGCCCCCGAGGAGAACGAGGCCGTCGTTGACCACGCGATCGAGACCACCGACGCCGAGCTGGTCGAGTGGGACGCGCCGCTGGACACGTCGCCCGGCGTCACCGAGTGGGAGGGCCAGCAGTTCGACGACTCGCTCCGGAAGGCCCACCGCGTCTACCCCCACCAGAACGACACGGGCGGGTTCTTCGTCGCGAAACTCCGGGTCGGCGGTGAGGATGAGGGGGTGAGCGCCTGA
- a CDS encoding MFS transporter: MHVAPPGREALAMNVKQVGVTAGSAVSAILLTRLATSNAAAVLGVIRFDWQAAFLVGAALAVVVAVVTALRYDGKPAGGKLSVPDVRSLLDDRAYRGLLVSGFFLGAAVFTTTSYVVPHVTDTVAATAGVAGAVLATAQVTGSLGRLAGGELADRIPGRPTRGPGLVLAGQAALSTAGFLAVVVARGEAATWAAFGFLGVFMLGFPGVYYAVMTAMVDDAEVGAATAGGQTALNAGGLLAPPLFGTVAETVGYDVGWAALAVLTTAAAVVVWVGVVRS; this comes from the coding sequence ATGCACGTGGCGCCGCCGGGGCGGGAGGCGCTCGCGATGAACGTCAAGCAAGTGGGCGTCACCGCCGGCAGCGCGGTCTCGGCGATCCTCCTCACGCGGCTCGCGACCAGTAATGCCGCCGCCGTGTTGGGGGTCATCCGGTTCGACTGGCAGGCCGCGTTCCTCGTGGGCGCCGCGCTGGCCGTCGTCGTCGCGGTCGTAACGGCGCTCCGCTACGACGGTAAGCCTGCGGGCGGGAAGCTCTCGGTTCCCGACGTGCGATCGCTGCTCGACGACCGCGCCTACCGCGGACTGCTCGTCTCCGGCTTCTTCCTCGGCGCCGCGGTGTTCACCACCACCAGCTACGTCGTCCCGCACGTCACCGACACCGTCGCCGCCACCGCCGGCGTCGCGGGCGCGGTGCTCGCGACGGCACAGGTAACTGGGAGCCTGGGTCGACTCGCGGGCGGCGAACTCGCCGATCGGATCCCCGGCCGGCCCACCCGCGGCCCCGGGCTAGTGCTCGCCGGGCAGGCCGCGCTCTCGACGGCGGGCTTTCTCGCGGTCGTCGTCGCCCGCGGGGAGGCGGCGACGTGGGCCGCGTTCGGTTTCCTCGGCGTCTTCATGCTCGGCTTCCCGGGCGTCTACTACGCCGTGATGACCGCGATGGTCGACGACGCGGAGGTCGGCGCCGCCACCGCCGGCGGGCAGACCGCACTCAACGCGGGCGGCCTGCTCGCGCCGCCGCTGTTCGGGACCGTCGCGGAGACGGTCGGCTACGACGTCGGCTGGGCCGCGCTCGCCGTTCTCACGACCGCCGCGGCCGTCGTCGTCTGGGTCGGCGTCGTCAGAAGTTAG
- a CDS encoding DUF7115 domain-containing protein: MTLPETVTDHLDGEEPVAEVDLGGEDRLLVTPTRTLVYRAEGLLSDETVEAYPHDAERITLTTSRRKAKLTLDYGLDGEETLSVPKAKIDEVLHPLLAGVLDANGITDPGETVKRTFRFSELTLIVTDERVVKHIGQALWDEEFEEYPFENVTDLAFEPGNVATSVVLTHDGRQERFKAPNDDARAVEAAITDALLSYHDVRDLDELRAETADEEVDDADSEAGEDSPFGEGPELFGEEESVATETDPDDQSEDGVSDSDDDTDQLIRQVEEATDDEPAEGPTHADVGSPGDETPDTANLAAEIDELRDAVESQQAELERQNDLIEQLIEELRQGR, encoded by the coding sequence ATGACCCTGCCGGAGACCGTCACGGACCACCTCGACGGCGAGGAGCCGGTCGCGGAGGTCGACCTCGGCGGCGAGGATCGACTGTTGGTCACGCCGACCCGAACGCTCGTCTACCGCGCGGAGGGGCTGCTTTCCGACGAGACCGTCGAGGCGTACCCCCACGACGCCGAGCGCATCACGCTCACCACGAGCCGCCGGAAGGCGAAGCTCACCCTCGACTACGGCCTCGACGGCGAGGAGACGCTCTCGGTGCCGAAGGCGAAGATCGACGAGGTGCTCCACCCGCTGCTCGCCGGGGTGCTCGACGCAAACGGGATCACCGACCCCGGCGAGACCGTCAAGCGGACGTTCCGGTTTTCGGAGCTCACCCTGATCGTCACCGACGAGCGCGTCGTCAAGCACATCGGACAAGCCCTCTGGGACGAGGAGTTCGAGGAGTACCCTTTCGAGAACGTCACCGATCTCGCGTTCGAGCCCGGCAACGTCGCGACCAGCGTCGTCCTCACCCACGACGGCCGGCAGGAGCGGTTCAAGGCGCCGAACGACGACGCTCGCGCGGTCGAGGCGGCGATCACCGACGCGCTGCTCTCCTACCACGACGTTCGTGACCTCGACGAACTCCGGGCGGAGACCGCCGACGAGGAGGTGGACGACGCCGACAGCGAGGCCGGCGAGGACTCGCCGTTCGGCGAAGGTCCAGAACTGTTCGGCGAGGAGGAGTCAGTCGCGACGGAGACCGACCCCGACGACCAGTCCGAAGACGGTGTGTCCGACTCGGACGACGACACCGACCAACTCATTCGGCAGGTCGAGGAAGCCACCGACGACGAGCCCGCGGAGGGACCCACCCACGCCGATGTCGGCTCTCCCGGAGACGAAACTCCCGATACCGCCAACCTCGCGGCCGAGATCGACGAGCTCCGCGACGCCGTCGAGAGCCAGCAGGCCGAGCTCGAACGACAGAACGACCTGATCGAACAGTTGATCGAAGAGCTCCGGCAGGGCCGCTAG
- a CDS encoding SDR family oxidoreductase yields MHVLVLGCGYVGRELGRRLLDASHDVTGVVRSKSSADSLSAEGIEPVRGDLTDPDAISALPDADALVFAASAGRGSVAEARALYVDGLRTIVSEFEGRESPPDRLFLTSTTGVYGDHGGDWVDESTAIDPERPKATVIAETEAIVHRSDIDCTVARFAGLYGPGRYRIDAYLDSVTAGWRNSVHRDDAAGALAWFLTEDVAREETILVCDGTPVDRWEFADWLAERCGVPAPEKLTVEERLDGLDGPASLRVASQKRCRNDRLLELGYEPQYPSVYEGYEPAIDAYQRGEEP; encoded by the coding sequence ATGCACGTTCTCGTCCTCGGCTGTGGCTACGTCGGCCGCGAACTCGGCCGGCGGCTGCTCGACGCCAGCCACGACGTGACCGGTGTCGTTCGATCGAAGTCCAGCGCCGATAGCCTCTCGGCAGAGGGGATCGAGCCCGTTCGAGGGGATTTGACCGACCCGGATGCCATCTCGGCGCTGCCCGACGCCGACGCGCTGGTGTTCGCGGCCTCGGCGGGGCGCGGCAGCGTCGCGGAGGCGCGAGCGCTGTACGTCGACGGGCTCCGCACGATCGTTTCCGAGTTCGAGGGGCGCGAGTCGCCGCCGGATCGACTGTTTCTGACCTCCACGACCGGGGTCTACGGCGACCACGGCGGCGACTGGGTCGACGAGTCCACGGCGATCGACCCGGAGCGGCCGAAGGCGACCGTGATCGCCGAGACGGAAGCGATCGTCCACCGGAGCGACATCGACTGCACCGTCGCCCGGTTCGCCGGGCTCTACGGGCCCGGGCGCTACCGGATCGACGCCTACCTCGACTCGGTGACCGCAGGCTGGCGGAACTCCGTCCATCGTGACGACGCCGCGGGCGCACTGGCGTGGTTCCTGACCGAGGACGTGGCACGGGAGGAGACCATACTCGTCTGCGACGGCACGCCCGTGGACCGCTGGGAGTTCGCCGACTGGCTGGCCGAGCGCTGTGGCGTGCCGGCGCCGGAGAAACTGACCGTCGAGGAGCGGCTAGACGGGCTGGACGGGCCGGCGTCGCTGCGGGTCGCGAGTCAGAAGCGCTGTCGGAACGACCGGCTGCTCGAACTGGGGTACGAGCCACAGTACCCGTCGGTGTACGAGGGGTACGAGCCGGCGATCGACGCCTATCAGCGCGGCGAGGAGCCCTAG